Sequence from the Hylaeus volcanicus isolate JK05 chromosome 1, UHH_iyHylVolc1.0_haploid, whole genome shotgun sequence genome:
gAACATCGAGACCTTGAACTCAAAGAAGTTTGACCTTGATTGAAGTGAACATAGCCAGATCTCTAACTTCTAGAGGCCTAggatttttcaatgaaacataCTGAAAGTTCATAAAGAACAGATTCGAGCTGCAGGCAACATCGCTAGAAGGTAGTCCATCGCCACGTTAATCCTCGATATCTTTGACCAAAGGTCTGGCTATGTCCAATTAAGTAGGTTCGTTTAGAATCTAAACTTTAGATACGATACGTTTCTATTCCTCGTTTCCACGCGGCGGTTAGCATGGCTTTAATGGCGACGTCTACGGGGAGGAAATCGGAGGCAGATACGGGGTTCGTGCAAGCCACTCGCAGGACACCCTTTCCACCACCAATCAGCATTCCTACAGGCCCATTGAAATTGTCTATCCAGCCTTCCACTGGTTCCTGGATCGACGATATCACTGAACAACGCAACAATCATTTCTGCATGTAATCTCTGTCCAAGGTGAAATCTTATAACGAGGTTTACTTACCTATCGATGGTCGGAAGATGACGGTTGGCAGATCTTTCGAGTAATCGTTGATCACCTCCTCTGCCAGTCGTTTGCTCAGTGTGTAGGTGTTGGGCATCGAACCCAAGTACCTACAACCaggaaaataatatacagggtgtcccagcctaagtgatacggaGCTCTAGCTCcaaaaactatcggccgaatggaaaatttcaaatatgaaaattgcatggtaaaatggggctcatgtttcagcgagaaggaatttttgttaactttgttatttaacgagatatgatggtcaagtttcgtttctcAAATAgtagtatatatatttttttaacttcccgatttatagggaagttattgtatttgcccctaaaatgaaaaatcgattttttagcagatctccatgttccaaggtcattggagtaattttagcctatttttaagaaattgttcgcgtgcgtgcgtgtatgtgcgcgcgcgcgcgcgcgcgcgtatgtatgtacgtatgtaaacaaatttttcgttaacgttttttaaaaaactaatagcgagatcaaaatgatcgatgatgcaatcgatgtgtatcaatctaacttagagctaACTAGATTTTCttctaattcggtccagtagttttttagtttctttataaaaacttatctcaataacgcaatctagatgagagaatataaatttatgagtgaataactaaacggaaataaataatatatatacatatattattattattatattatatgcgtatataatacatgtatgtatacatatatatatatatatatacagggtgtttaattttaatccacCACCACGGATAACTTAAGAAATGTGCATCGGATCAAAAAACATCTCAATGCGATAACCCATTtccaagacgaattcattaaggcCCCATACCACAGTGCGCGCGCGGTAAGtgggtgtatttttaataatttttttcgagcaaacgatgaatgttttttttttgtcattgaTACTTCTAtccaatatatacataaataagacactacacaaattttcttatccaaATATTACGAATAGTTTGCGGTGTACGCAGCTATCAAAAGGACACTCTGCCGAAATTGCTGCTTGGTGGTTGATAGCGATTAAGCCATACGGTTcatctgaagaaaaaaaaaagctatatttataaactagaCATATAGGTTTATAGCATCACGTAGGGAAACTTCGatatctagaaaaaaaaatgccgGACcagcgaattttatttcccattttcacagacaattttcattcattatgaataaaaataaaatagaaagggACCCTTTATAAAGAAATCCCTACGTGGTGCTGTAAACCTATATGtctagtttataaatatatattctttttttcttcagatGAACCGTATAGCTTAATCGCTGTCAACCACCAAGTAGCAACTTCGTCAGAGTGTAGCGGTGTACACCGCAAACTATTCGTAATATttgcattataaaatttgtgtagtgtcttatttatgtatatattggaTAGAAGTATCAAtgacaaaaagaaacattcatcgtttgctcgaaaaaaattattaaaaatacacccaCTTACCGCGCGCGCACTGTGGTATGGGGCCTTAagctttaatatatttacccgatttttattagttttcaagctagaacgtttcaaagtttgctaattttcaaggagaaaacaccggtcccattgatgcagtaagcaccatgcggttcttgaaatcgatacggatggtctcgcttgggattctaggcccaacgaaggaaaatgggaagaatcccaatattcttcccattttcttgaaaatttgcaaactttgaaacgttatagcttgaaaactaataaaaatcgtgcaaatacattaaagcttaatgaattcgtcttgaaaagtactatcgcattgtataaaaaaaaatatataattccatttgaaaaacgaaacttgaccatcatatctcgttaagtAACAATAGTTAACAAAacttccttctcgctgaaacatgagcgtTATAAGATGAGTTTATATTCACCGGTGTAATATGTTCCgaaccgattgatacgcttctgtcgagtgttttttttttcttggacctctttctctttccactatctgtccttttctacgttcgacgctcgacgcgtgtcaagtgtaaacacataaaaacttcgagtgcaatgttttgggtctccgattttgTATGACTCCTTCAGTCGTTACTGTATCTTCGaatgttttgccaacaaacttcgagtgtagagaaggacagcgaacgaagaagaggacggagcgacatgcgaaaatggcgaccaacaccgggatcatttcggtgagacaatatgtagtaaatatgttgcgaattacgtcatgtttggtctcattttaatcagaaaaatggcAGGAATACGATGATAACAGgtttacaacaaaaacggtaataataaaaaaagtttgatcgttacattagcattgtctcatcgagatatccgatcccggatcatgtTGTTGttcatttatcgtagagaaatttgtgcatttaaggagactgttgaattatatatgtacgtgCCATTACATTATAACATGCCAATGAATTATTCTGAATAAACAAGTAATGGTGAAAATAGAGAGGGGGTATCGTACTTGGGTGAAATAGTGCGTATCGTCTCCTCGTCGAGAGTTTCGACCATCTTTATGGCGCTCTTCCAGTTTATCAGCGGAGGGTAAACTATCTCGTCCACGACAGGCTTGTCTGCGTGGGCGTATGCGGAGCTAACGTGCATGAGGGCCTTCAAGAAACACAAGTAACGTCGATTAGTGTTCAATCGTTGATTCAAAGGACGATATAAGAGGGAGAAGATGTTTGATGTTTGGTAGAATCGACTTTTCCATCAAGCATCAAGGAAAAAGTAACGTCTACTTGCCACCAACTTCTTCATCGATCCCGCCATGATGCAAACGTCTCTAGTTGAGCGGGTGTTCGAGAATATGTCCTTTTGCAGATTCTCGTCGAACCTAACGTTCGCGGCCACGTGGAAGATCACCGAAACTCGATCGATGATAACTTGTCTCTCCATCGTGCCCAGACCCAACCCTTCAACGGCCGTGTCGCCCTGAACTGGAATTAGCTTCTCGAAGGAGGACGGTTGCTCTTCTCGCAGCTTGTCGAACAGCttacagaaataattataaaatattagagtttgatataattttttttttgtttatattattattaacagaaaatttacAACTGGCTCTTGGAGTCAACTAGCAAATTTGATCAATGTGGGTGTCGCGTGTGTGGACGACGTTCAGTAGCGTTTCTactgacaataaaaaaaaacatcatttACATTTGTAGATCAGTTGGCTTTTGTCTCTTTAGTCTCCTTGTCGTTGGTGCTTCGTTTAGTATCTTAGCTAGTTCGTTGGGatgatttgttattttatttttatatgtagttGCAAATTCTTTTACGTCCTCGTTGACATACTGTATCTCTAAATCTTTATGGAGGGTATCATCACTGACATACCATGATGCAGCAGTTATGGTCCTTAGTGCTTGGTTTTGGAATctctgaattaaatttatattgctTTTCTTGGCGCATTCCCAGAGTTGAATTCCGCATGTCCATAATGGAATGATAGCAGCTTTGTAAAGGAATACTTCGTTTTGTAGCGTGAGTGGTGAGTTTGAGTCCCAGAATCCAATATATACTTCTAATTTTGATGTCGAGTTgttttctcttcatttttaGGTGTTTACTCCAAGTAAGTATTCTATCGAGGTGAAGGCCGAGGTATTTGACGTTATCAGTTGCTTTGAGTTTTTCCTTATTCAGTGTGACCTCTGGGCACGTAACATGTCTTGTGGTAAATGTGATACGAGCTGATTTGCTagggttaattttaattttccattttcttgcCCAATCTTCTGTCTTATTCAATGCCTCCTGTAGTAACCTTGATGCTTCTATGGGGTTTTGAGCATCTCTTCACATACAGGGAGATGTGATGTGTAAATTTGGTATAATATGtgatataatttgaaataaattgtataaatgaaatgcGAGCTAAAAAATCCCTGCGGAATCCAAGGCAAATATCATTAAAGATGAGAGACACGGCACTGAGAAGGAGTTCAAGGACTAAAATCCACTTTTTCGAGGGTGAAAATAATCAGTAAGGATCGAACCACCCCTTCTACCGACGAATCTCCCCGACTTACTGGTAATTCAagcatttttttcaatctgtCGTCGATGGACATTCCGTTCTTGGGGCGTATCAGCAGGAATATCTCTCGAACACCCGGGCAGGATCTCAGAAGCTTTTCGATCAACACCTTGCCCAGGAAGCCAGTGCCACCAGTGATGAAGATGCTCCTTTCAGCGTAGAACGCGACTATCGAGTTCCGTTCCATCGCTTTCTTGTCGATTTTATTTGCCTAGTAAGAAGGACTAGTGTTGAAAAGAATCTCAATCTAAAAATCCAGAAGTTCTATACTTATCGATATATTGCAGATGTTTacgcatttatggcaaattgACATGCGGGCGAATCTATAAGAATGTTCACAAATCCGTACATATATTACaagataaaatatactttatttaactttcaattctatttttgtatcagTGGAAATATTACTctgcataaatatccacagtcTACTTATCGATAATACGTTCAAATCGGTCGtgctattaattttaattgacaattaTCAAGAGTCTATTTTTGTACTTGAAGAATATTGATTTCTACTCGATACTAGTGGTTTAAATGTTATCGAAATGTATTAAACGTAAATGGTACTGGTTTTCATATACGATCGTTAATGTTGCAGTTGAATAAAAGAACGATTTGTTGGCGAAACTTACAGCCATCGTGCTGACGGTGGATGTCAGTAACCTGTTCGCTTTCCTCGATGATATTCCTTTGAGTTCTCTTCACTTTTAGATGCCCGTTTGTTCCCTAGCCACGACTAAACGCGAATGAACGAACCACTGAAATCCGCCGGAAATGACAAAGCAGacctttgaataatttcattctgaTCGATCAGTTCAAAGATCACACGTTACATATGTATTCGTGGATTATTTAGATGCAGTCGTGACGATGCAGTGCACAGAGGAGCTTAATCGGACCGAAACATCCGAAAATGTCGAACTTTCTCACCTCTGATGTGGGACTCggatatttttgtataacacTGCCGTGTGATATCATCAGCTGCATACGTTCTCTGCAAATTACGTTTCGTGGGTTCAATCAATCTTCGATCAATCGCACcgcattaaaaaataagaaattgctCAAAATATAAGCTCAAATGGATTTCAGTGGTCATCAAAGATAGAGcctcgaattaaaattaatatttcgaagtatttatttacttctccTAAGAACAATATCATCGACcatcaaagaattatttttttttttttcatcgtgcATTGGCCATAGACATATGAAGATATAGATCGATATATAGATATATCGGGGGTCTGATATTCGAGGCGTTGAAAGCACTCGTCTGACATCGATTTATTCCGGTAAGACTCGGTAGTATTCGGTTCACATTTCACATGTACACACACCATACCGTGAATGtgtcatattttcatatattacgTCAGCGCACTTCACATCGCgtgtttttaaccgacttcgaaaaggagaaggttactcaattcgacatgtatatttttttgattttatttttttgattaaTCAAGATGTCAAACGTCGTATAACCTTCGTCGCTCAGAAGCGCAAAACGCTTAAAAGACAAATAACGTATATTACAAAtagtatcaaataaaatgttaaatataaaatttactattgtataataatttaaataagtagtcttcttcaaatttaatatttagaacgCAAGATTGTTTGAATACTTGTAAATTTCCTTGCAATGTGAAATCTAATATCTTCATATGTCTATCTATGGCATTGGGTCAAAGGTTCGTTTCGAGCACCCGATAGATCAGTGATTCCCAAAGTGGGCGCCACCACCCCCTAATGGGTCCTGCAACGTTTCAGGGGGGGCGCTGATGGCCAATGTGGGCTGTAATTCAAAAGTTCTTAATTGCATTTCCTTCGTCATATTTAGTGGAACGTGGATTCAGTGCGGTaaccaatttattaacaaaaaaaaaagaaaccaattgCAAATAAACAATCGTGGTGATTTAAGATTACTGCTGGCGAAAATAGAGCCGAGGATTACTAAATTGTTAGCAGCGCACCAGGTTCATCCTTCTCATTAAGATGATTTCCAAAGTTGTAAGTTTgttttgtattacattctattccgaattcaataaatagtttcataatttcaaagttcaatgtttctaatttacaCCTTcctttactatattttacgaatagggtagaaacattaatacatatatatttcgtattaattgttattaaaatttaaaaagaattaatttccagagTGCGCtaagcaatatttttttctggaaaGGGGGCGGTAGGACAAAAAGGTTTGGGAACCACTGCGATAGATCGTTCGTCGGACATTTGTTTCGACCTTCGATGGATCGTATCGGCCAACTGCAGGTCAGTGGCCGCGTTTGCTTCAATGGAGTGGATCGCAATACGTGGGGttattgaatttctaaatcaGATCTATAAAGACTAATAAGCCTAATCTAATAAGATTTCAGTGGTTCTCCTGGACGCAGTCaccttgaacatttttttttttcttactgtTCGACGCAATTCTCTTCCTGAATCTTTTCAACTGTGCCAAATCCTCAGGCTTCGTCCTCGTTTTAGGGAAAATGGGAGAGTCACAAATGGGCCAATCAAGAGAATAGGAAGGATCATCTTCTCTAGAATGAAGACGAAGCTCAGGGAACGGATATAAGTCACACTCGAGGAGATCTAGGATTATGCTCGCGAAGGAAATGTGTTTTAACTTGGAAGGCATTAAATAGTCAAGACGGTTAGAACTTCGATAAAAGTAACATATGCAAGTCACAATAATTATCGTTATCGCTGTTCAAACAGAGTAATAAAACTGGGACACATTGGAGGAAcgtcgtaaataataaaacaacgGAATAACAGTGTGTTAcatattcgttaattttaaagtggtCCCATATCGATTTAgggaaaaaatttttatactttcataGAATTTGGATATTTTGAAACGTTATAGTGCAGTTAAACTTAAACTACTTTAAGGAAAAGAATGGCCGCTAAAATCTTGGGTTAGTTTATCACTTTCTATAGAGCATTGTGTAAACTTTTTGATTTACAAACGCGCATAGTAAACGCGTAAGCGAGGTCTAAGAATCTCGAGGCGATAAACTCATTGATTATTCGAATCGGAGCGCCATGTCGACGACGCTGTCGATATCGACGTCGGCCACAGCGCCAACGCATGAAAATGTGAAAGCTTCCTCCGTTCGTCTGACCTCTGACCTCATGGATGGCGAACATGACTCGAGGTTTGACCCGCCATGTAAGATAGCAATcaggaaaaattatatacactaTGCATATTTATCGTTTTCCAGGGAAACTCTGAGAGTAGAATGGTCAGAGAGCCAAGAAATTCAAGAACGACCTCGCGTTTTGTCTGAAATCTTGTACGACGAGTATGAAACAGAAGGAGAACCGTCTAAATGGAAGGAATTCGCGAAATCGACGGATGATCCTCGTCGCGTACAGTCCTTGGTAGACCACGATTCATCTTCgcattacattttcattcttaataattagtagactgcggatctttatgcatttataggaaatttgaatgtgcaagaatctacaaaatgcaaacaatatgcaagaatataaaaaagattgaaagtaaagttcgtgttataatatttgcagaataaaataaattcctatttaggtacaatttttgtatgtacgttcgcaaagattttattttgcataaagatccgcagtctaataattagtaaaacataaatgatttaattatttatgcgaAATTCGAACGTTTCAGTTCGAGAAGTGGCGAGGGTGGCAGGTTAAGTTCGCTCTAGCGAGGATACAGATTAAGCGTCATTTCATCTTCCACGTCTACGGCGTCCCGCGAGCCGCAACACTGTCTGGCTCGTCTTCCGAGTTCCTCGAAACGCGTCGACGCGTCCTCAGGTTGCGACACATTCCCGACAGGCTTGTGTTCGCGCGAACGCCGCAGGCGATCTGGAAACGAAACGTGTTCGATCCTCTTCGGTCTCCATCGATGTAGAAGGCCACTGCGCGTGCCACGGTTAAGTCTAAGAGACGCCGGGGTATGAAGAGAAAGGAACGAAAAGCTTCCCCGAAGACGGAGGTTGCGTCCGTTGCTGGCGATGGTGCCACTGTCATCAGTGGCGGCGAGGAAGCGGGGGACATCAGGTAAATGATAGAGAAAGGCGCGTTATGTCTGAAAAGATGAATTCGCATCGATATAAAGGTAGTAAATAGGGATTGAAATTACAagttttttccaaatttacaAGTCTTAGATGCAGTAGAACCCCATTTACTCGAACTTGTACTCTACTGCATCTAAGACTTGGTTGGCTCCGACCGAGTTCTACTGTATTCGTAATACTCGAGGTTTTTCATTCCTGAAGCGTTAATTTGTGTATTAAGCTGTGCTTAACACGTTATCTACTTCATGTTGCATCACAGGGACCGGATGATAAAGGACATGCAGGAGCAGATCCGGCTGGAGCTGTACAACGAGCAGCAGAAGGCGAAACTGGAGGAGGTGGAAGCTGCGGATCGCGAGGCTCAGCTAGAAGAGACTCGAGAGATTCTGCTTCGGCACTGGTCAGCGTACACAGAAAATGAGCGTATCttggaagaaaaagagaatgtTGGTACAGCTGGAAGATTCAGCGGTCCCCCGATTACAGATTTCTGAAAGCAGAATCGATTTAATGTATTACGAATTTTAGTGGGAGAGATACATGACCTGCGACGGTCTACCAGATCCTGGGTCGCTGTCCGACATGAACACCTTTCTGTTTCTTTGGACATTGGAGAATGAGACTACGAGCATGGACGTGATGGCGGACAAATGTCATGTAATCACTGACGTAGGTAGCGCGCGTCATTACGATCAAGTACGCACTTGCGTTTCGCTGTACGATTAAACGTCGAAGGTAACCCTGTATCGATATTCGTTGCAGTTATTAACCAAGCTCGAGAGGATCATTCGTTTCTCCACGATCATTTCGAGGCAGTATGCGGCTGAATGCGAACTGGTGAATTTCTACTAGAGTGTTACTAGAGCAGGGACCACTCAAagtttctacatatttatgtatcaactaaaaagaaattgattcgtTTACATTTGTTTAGCTGTGCTGTCTTCTTGGAGTTATTGTGTTTTTGAATATTGAAAAGAGTTTTTCGATAAATAGCAGGGATTTAAAAAGCATTTCATTCATATAAAGAAGGATGAATtcgaacaataatatttaaatagtcgAAAGAATGATATTCGAAGAGGAACatcgaaattattcgaaaattctcATGCCTCACtcgttgtacaaaaaaaaagaaaagaaaaacatatacatgtcgaattgagtaacctccttttcgaagtcggttaaaaatagacGTCGTCACTCCGCCGTTCTCAGATCGCCAGAGAGCTGCGTAAGAAGCTTCAGCTATGGATAGATCACGCATGCTACAGACTGCTGCGCCATATCGAAGCGAACATGACAAGAGAGGACATGAAGACGACCAGATACGTTCGTGTGTCTACCAAACTAGTATGCTGCGTTTGGGCGCCGATAGCGCTGCCAGTTGGAATGAAGCGACTTACAGACAAGGAGAGGTAAACCAATCAGTAGACTGCGGAGCTTTAtggatttataggaaattttaatgtgcaagaaactacgaaatgcgaacaatatgcaagaatataaaaaagattgaaagtaaagttcatgttaaaatatttgcagaataaaataaattcctatttaggttcaatttttgtaggcacgttcgtgaagattttattttgcataaagatccagaGTCTACCAatcagtaataataataataataataaatcaatactGGACACATTGGTGATTCCAACAGACAGCCAATCGAGGTCCAATTCGAAGAGATGAAGCTGACGATTAAAATGCCAGCAGACGTGGACTGCCACTCCATGGCGATTCGTGGCCTCTGGCTGGCCTACGACCATTACTCGGTCGATACGAACTCCTACTGGATTCCTGAGATTCCTGAGGAACTCGTGGAGCTGTGGGACAGTACTCTCAGTGCGTCGATCTTCCctgaacattttcttttcacttgGTTTCGTTTCTTTACATTCTTTTTCACGCTCAGGCCTCCTGGAGTTCTCCAAGAGAGACCACGAAGAGAAGCTTAGGATACGAAAGGAGCAAGCTAAGGAACGAAGCTTGCGATTGGAAGAGAAGAAGGCGATACTAGAGAGGATGGAGAACCCACCTGTCCCAGCTAGCGCTCAGAGAAGAGGCAAACGAGGcaggaaacaaaagaaaccGCAGTCGGCGAAAGGCGCGTTTCCTGCGTTCGAAGAAAAGCTGGCGACTTTTGTTCCTCCTGAGACGGAACTTCTGCCATACTTGCCCACGCCTAACGAAATCCTTCGGCAGAGGGAAGGTGAGCTTTATCAGCTTATCTTGAGACTCTTCGGAAGGCACCAGGCATTGGAATCTTGATCGGTATACCTTTTCAAACGCAGAGGAGTACCGACAAGAGGCTCGAAAGTTGCTGTTCACTAAATGCGAAAAGACTGAAGTCAATTTACGGAAATACAGAATCCTCGGAGGAGTGTTTCACGTGAACCTCATCTACCAACCACCACAACCCAAGGACCTGGGCCAAGAGACTAGTCTGACAACTCGTGAGTCCAGCCTATTCGAGATGATGCAATTCTCATGTGATAAATAATACGTTTTCATCCATATTGGATATGCCTCGCAGTCGAGCTGCCCAAGGAACCAAAGTTCGTCCAATTTTCGAGACCCTACGTCCCGCCACAGCCAGCGCCCGACTCTGAGAGGACGCCAGAAGTAATCGAGGCGGAGATGAAGGCTCTGGAAACCGCAATGGAGGCGCTAGTCTTGATTACTCTCgagtttgtatttttctaGGCTATACGTACTCTTTCTGACCTGACTCGATCACGCCTTGATGATTCTTCAACCTTAGTGAAACCCTGTAGCTCATATTCCACATCTTCTTGCGATCTGGGTGATCCTACTCGGTTTCCTAGGTTACCAGACACGGTTTTCT
This genomic interval carries:
- the LOC128880390 gene encoding putative fatty acyl-CoA reductase CG5065, whose protein sequence is MAANKIDKKAMERNSIVAFYAERSIFITGGTGFLGKVLIEKLLRSCPGVREIFLLIRPKNGMSIDDRLKKMLELPLFDKLREEQPSSFEKLIPVQGDTAVEGLGLGTMERQVIIDRVSVIFHVAANVRFDENLQKDIFSNTRSTRDVCIMAGSMKKLVALMHVSSAYAHADKPVVDEIVYPPLINWKSAIKMVETLDEETIRTISPKYLGSMPNTYTLSKRLAEEVINDYSKDLPTVIFRPSIVISSIQEPVEGWIDNFNGPVGMLIGGGKGVLRVACTNPVSASDFLPVDVAIKAMLTAAWKRGIETVTKDPEVHVYNSTSYQIRRILNRELVAMGHRINRNTPLEGIIWYPRTYITTSTFIHYILTWIVHLIPAIFIDALLKLSGRKPMLISIQRKVYNTVVQLRHFLHNEWTFRNPKMLQILTKDVPPAERPIFGYDYENFDVERYFQSCLIGAKKYLLHEDMSRMDDVKRHYKRMEWLDRIYNVVIMGVLAWILARAGFFAHIYRQFQILRSY
- the LOC128880216 gene encoding dynein axonemal intermediate chain 7-like produces the protein MKRKERKASPKTEVASVAGDGATVISGGEEAGDIRDRMIKDMQEQIRLELYNEQQKAKLEEVEAADREAQLEETREILLRHWSAYTENERILEEKENWERYMTCDGLPDPGSLSDMNTFLFLWTLENETTSMDVMADKCHVITDLLTKLERIIRFSTIISRQYAAECELIARELRKKLQLWIDHACYRLLRHIEANMTREDMKTTRYVRVSTKLVCCVWAPIALPVGMKRLTDKERQPIEVQFEEMKLTIKMPADVDCHSMAIRGLWLAYDHYSVDTNSYWIPEIPEELVELWDSTLSLLEFSKRDHEEKLRIRKEQAKERSLRLEEKKAILERMENPPVPASAQRRGKRGRKQKKPQSAKGAFPAFEEKLATFVPPETELLPYLPTPNEILRQREEEYRQEARKLLFTKCEKTEVNLRKYRILGGVFHVNLIYQPPQPKDLGQETSLTTLELPKEPKFVQFSRPYVPPQPAPDSERTPEVIEAEMKALETAMEALVLITLELPDTVFWFEPPLVAHWITEKNMWSTKDVHDIKYNEEKQTIAFRSGKLGVHGLAAYKFANLPFQSWELKPEMGKSGRLNGGVVLSITGATVQAEFIVREDRVCLNSLVGGSSKPLEGILKEFIELESLIERMQQVGCDLFPERDAASYLKGLATKHPIAEKHLQECMALLSTAYTFAWSRWNATRSFWEIVLQFKEVHGCVAKERTSITLLVTHSRTMRIRCTEVSPEFSDLPLDDEDNKFYADLYHLAINTAGIKTRLLIERTSFKLMTTVARLLQRTNVIGMSS